Proteins from a single region of Lentimicrobium saccharophilum:
- a CDS encoding 3-phosphoglycerate dehydrogenase produces the protein MKKVLVATDKPFAKIAVDGIRKIVEDAGCELVLLEKYADHADFVRAVEDVDAVIIRSDIADRRVIEAGKKLKIIVRAGAGYDNIDLNAATEHKVVAMNTPGQNSNAVAELALGMMVYMARNSFNGSSGTELRGKSLGIHAYGNVGKYVALIAKGFGMNVFAFDPYVDNDTMLADGVQPVASAEELYGKCQYVSLHIPANAQTKKSIGYDLLMKMPKGATLVNTARKEVIDEEGLLRVFEERPDFKYLSDIEPDLKNQFESLYAGRYFFTPKKMGAQTSEANVNAGLAAARQIIDFFENGNTTFQVNK, from the coding sequence ATGAAAAAAGTTCTTGTTGCTACTGACAAGCCATTCGCCAAGATTGCTGTGGATGGGATCAGGAAGATTGTTGAAGATGCCGGCTGTGAGCTGGTTCTGCTAGAGAAGTACGCTGATCATGCAGATTTTGTAAGGGCCGTTGAAGATGTTGATGCGGTGATTATCCGCAGTGATATCGCTGACCGCAGGGTGATTGAAGCCGGAAAGAAGCTGAAGATCATTGTAAGGGCTGGAGCCGGATACGACAACATCGACCTGAATGCTGCCACTGAGCATAAGGTTGTAGCCATGAACACACCCGGACAAAATTCAAATGCAGTTGCTGAATTGGCTTTGGGTATGATGGTTTACATGGCAAGAAACAGTTTCAACGGATCTTCGGGAACCGAACTCAGGGGAAAATCCCTGGGGATTCACGCTTATGGAAATGTCGGCAAATATGTTGCTTTAATTGCAAAGGGCTTTGGGATGAATGTGTTTGCCTTTGACCCCTATGTTGACAACGATACCATGCTTGCCGACGGTGTTCAGCCGGTTGCTTCTGCAGAAGAACTTTACGGTAAATGCCAGTATGTTTCCCTGCACATCCCTGCCAATGCGCAGACAAAAAAATCTATCGGCTACGATTTACTGATGAAAATGCCAAAAGGCGCTACGTTGGTGAATACCGCCCGTAAGGAGGTAATTGATGAAGAGGGTTTATTAAGGGTATTCGAAGAAAGGCCTGACTTTAAGTATCTTAGTGATATTGAGCCGGATTTAAAAAACCAGTTTGAATCATTGTATGCCGGCCGTTATTTCTTTACACCCAAAAAGATGGGGGCACAGACCTCAGAAGCAAACGTGAATGCTGGACTTGCAGCAGCCCGTCAGATCATTGATTTCTTCGAAAACG
- a CDS encoding class II aldolase/adducin family protein, whose translation MIIHPLPEEEITSFIHWAHEAERLGLVLCSSGNLSHKVDGESMLISATGSWLGQLGKNQIAHLRIGNGEILNGRKASGESAMHRAIMTCRPDIDTILHFQGPAATTLACMDAVPDYNVIIEVPVYIGKISYVPFIMPCSQMLAEAVAAEMKESSIVQMRNHGQVVCGNGYAGTIQKAVFFELACSIILRSNFRAMPLSEAGIQQLKHYNKVNN comes from the coding sequence ATGATCATTCATCCTCTACCCGAAGAAGAGATAACAAGCTTCATCCATTGGGCGCATGAAGCGGAGCGGCTCGGGCTGGTTTTGTGCAGCAGCGGGAATTTGTCGCATAAGGTTGATGGTGAAAGCATGCTTATATCAGCAACTGGTTCCTGGCTTGGTCAACTGGGTAAAAACCAGATTGCGCATCTCCGGATCGGAAACGGTGAAATCCTTAACGGAAGAAAGGCTTCGGGGGAGTCGGCAATGCACAGGGCAATCATGACATGCAGACCGGACATTGACACCATCCTGCACTTTCAGGGCCCTGCAGCCACCACCCTTGCATGTATGGACGCAGTGCCGGATTACAATGTCATTATCGAAGTCCCGGTTTATATCGGTAAAATCAGTTACGTACCTTTTATTATGCCGTGTTCGCAGATGCTGGCTGAAGCAGTAGCCGCTGAAATGAAGGAAAGCAGCATCGTTCAGATGCGGAATCACGGGCAGGTAGTCTGTGGTAATGGCTATGCCGGCACCATTCAGAAAGCTGTTTTTTTTGAACTTGCCTGCAGTATAATCCTTCGCAGTAATTTTAGGGCAATGCCGCTTTCGGAGGCCGGGATACAACAGCTTAAACATTACAATAAAGTCAATAATTAG
- a CDS encoding PorT family protein, with the protein MKKILLFPFFILVPVLIQAQPWFDVGLKGGVGTSFMYNSQVFEDQLVVHKFMPGYAFGAKLGFNFIQEHQITFDVMKSTFKQGFTYRPEGWQESTDALREITVDGLDLLLMYRGNRNGTYFEVGPQWSTYSKVKYSDNGGDYLSPLTSDQLVAKSNFGLAMGFGGYIVGTDNFGITTGLRFNYMFNDLASAEGRDANFPIMQPTGKTNITHNIGIMFVMEMNFDFGYLVSPTCGERKKLFVF; encoded by the coding sequence ATGAAAAAAATCCTCTTGTTTCCATTTTTTATCCTGGTACCGGTTCTGATTCAGGCTCAGCCCTGGTTTGATGTGGGTTTAAAGGGAGGTGTGGGGACCTCTTTTATGTATAATTCCCAGGTGTTTGAAGACCAGCTAGTCGTGCATAAATTTATGCCGGGCTATGCTTTTGGTGCAAAACTGGGCTTTAATTTCATACAGGAACACCAGATTACTTTTGATGTAATGAAGTCTACGTTCAAACAGGGATTTACATACAGACCTGAGGGCTGGCAGGAGAGTACCGATGCCCTCCGCGAAATCACAGTTGACGGACTTGACCTTTTGCTCATGTACCGGGGCAACAGGAACGGCACCTATTTTGAAGTCGGGCCTCAATGGTCAACCTACTCAAAGGTTAAATACAGTGATAATGGGGGTGATTATTTGTCTCCGCTCACGTCGGACCAGCTGGTGGCAAAGAGCAATTTCGGCCTCGCAATGGGTTTTGGAGGCTACATTGTCGGAACCGACAATTTTGGTATCACCACCGGACTCAGGTTTAATTACATGTTCAACGACCTGGCCAGCGCCGAAGGACGGGATGCAAATTTCCCGATTATGCAACCTACCGGTAAAACAAACATTACCCATAATATAGGTATTATGTTTGTGATGGAAATGAACTTTGACTTCGGATATCTCGTAAGCCCCACTTGCGGTGAACGAAAAAAACTCTTCGTCTTTTAG
- a CDS encoding endonuclease/exonuclease/phosphatase family protein, with protein MSVTLKLPITRMLFFLLFLLAGIMFPISLPAQQPGQIKVMSWNIRLDTPADGQNQWKFRKSGVCDLIMGESPDLLGVQEAMHNQMKDLRNGLKGYKSIGVARDDGKRAGEYSAVFYKKSRFRSLHSGTFWLSETPDQPGSRGWDAACNRVVTWSVFRDKKTGRKFLMMNTHFDHVGDTARIESAALIIRKSASLAGKLPVILTGDFNVTDKHRAYRILTWADNENVFTDTRKKAGAEITGPDYTFIGFSDQTGAKDQIDFIFATYEFRVLRHQISDFRKWTFYLSDHLPVTAILGLTE; from the coding sequence ATGAGCGTGACCTTAAAACTTCCCATCACCAGAATGCTTTTCTTCCTGCTTTTCCTCCTTGCGGGAATCATGTTTCCCATATCACTACCGGCCCAGCAACCCGGACAAATAAAAGTCATGAGCTGGAATATCCGTCTGGATACACCGGCTGACGGCCAGAACCAATGGAAATTCAGAAAAAGCGGGGTGTGTGACCTGATCATGGGTGAAAGCCCTGATTTGTTGGGGGTGCAGGAAGCGATGCACAACCAGATGAAAGATCTCAGAAATGGACTGAAAGGCTACAAATCCATTGGCGTTGCAAGAGATGACGGCAAAAGAGCAGGAGAATACAGTGCTGTTTTTTATAAAAAATCGCGATTCAGGTCTCTGCATTCAGGTACTTTCTGGTTGTCGGAAACTCCGGATCAGCCGGGGAGCAGAGGGTGGGATGCTGCCTGCAACCGCGTTGTTACCTGGTCAGTATTCAGGGACAAGAAAACCGGCAGGAAATTTCTTATGATGAATACACATTTTGACCATGTGGGCGATACAGCCAGGATTGAAAGTGCCGCGCTGATAATCAGGAAATCGGCCAGCCTTGCAGGGAAACTGCCGGTAATCCTTACCGGCGATTTCAATGTAACCGACAAACACAGGGCTTACAGAATACTGACCTGGGCTGACAACGAAAATGTATTTACAGATACGAGGAAAAAAGCGGGGGCAGAAATTACCGGACCGGATTATACTTTTATCGGTTTTTCAGATCAGACTGGGGCCAAAGATCAGATCGATTTTATCTTTGCCACATACGAATTCAGGGTACTCAGGCACCAGATATCCGATTTCAGGAAATGGACGTTCTACCTTTCTGATCATTTGCCGGTAACCGCTATTCTGGGACTCACTGAATAA
- a CDS encoding copper homeostasis protein CutC translates to MKIKIEICAGSVESVLAAKKGGADRIELCSALGLGGLTPSQSLMEYAINKAGIETFVLIRPRNGDFHYTRAEYEIMKSDIYTARACGAAGIVTGMLNTDGTADTCRMKELIEMARPMKITFHRAFDVCKDPFTALEDIIGLGCERILTSGQAMDALSGSGLLAALVELAGSRIIIMPGSGINASNLRQLHQQTKAMEYHLSASKLKPSRMHFRNNSVSMGLPGEDEYSIRETDPALVAEICRIARSLND, encoded by the coding sequence ATGAAGATAAAGATCGAAATATGCGCAGGATCTGTTGAATCAGTCCTGGCGGCAAAGAAAGGGGGTGCGGACAGAATTGAACTTTGTTCCGCTTTGGGTTTAGGCGGGCTAACCCCCTCCCAGTCGCTGATGGAATATGCAATAAATAAGGCAGGAATCGAAACATTTGTCCTGATCCGGCCAAGAAACGGCGATTTCCATTACACGAGGGCTGAATATGAAATTATGAAATCCGATATTTATACAGCCAGGGCATGTGGTGCAGCAGGTATTGTTACAGGAATGCTGAACACCGACGGCACTGCGGACACCTGCCGGATGAAAGAGCTGATTGAGATGGCCCGCCCTATGAAGATTACTTTTCACAGGGCATTTGATGTTTGCAAAGATCCGTTCACAGCACTTGAAGACATTATCGGCCTGGGCTGTGAAAGAATACTCACTTCAGGCCAGGCTATGGACGCGCTTTCAGGATCCGGCCTGTTAGCCGCGCTTGTCGAACTGGCCGGAAGCCGCATCATTATAATGCCGGGCAGCGGAATCAACGCCAGCAATCTGAGACAGCTCCATCAGCAAACAAAGGCCATGGAATATCATCTTTCGGCTTCAAAACTGAAACCCAGCCGCATGCATTTTCGTAATAATTCTGTAAGTATGGGATTACCCGGGGAGGATGAATACAGCATCCGGGAAACGGACCCTGCCCTGGTTGCTGAAATCTGCCGGATAGCCCGGAGCCTGAATGATTGA
- a CDS encoding SDR family oxidoreductase, protein MKGKVVIITGGSSGIGLALAHEFGRLGAFVVISARNRERLDQATADLRWEGIEVMAVQADVSREEDCKNLIEKTVAEKGRIDVLVNNAGISMRAAFKDTELSVIKTLMDVNFWGTVYCTKFALPWLLETKGSVVGIISVAGYIGLPGRTGYSASKFAIRGFLDTLRCENLKTGLHVLVAAPGFTATNIRQSALLGNGHPQGTTPRDEGKMMSAGKAAKKIVKATIRRKNELVLTLVEGKLAVLLNRFFPGLVSHLTYTHMAKEPAAPVK, encoded by the coding sequence GTGAAAGGTAAAGTTGTGATAATCACCGGAGGATCATCCGGTATCGGATTGGCGTTGGCGCATGAGTTCGGACGTCTGGGCGCTTTTGTCGTTATTTCGGCCCGCAACAGGGAAAGGCTGGATCAGGCAACTGCTGATCTCAGGTGGGAAGGCATTGAAGTAATGGCCGTTCAGGCTGACGTTAGCCGCGAAGAGGATTGCAAAAACCTGATTGAAAAGACTGTAGCTGAAAAGGGAAGGATAGATGTGCTGGTAAACAATGCCGGAATCTCGATGCGTGCAGCATTTAAGGACACGGAACTGAGTGTGATAAAAACCCTGATGGATGTTAATTTCTGGGGTACAGTGTATTGCACCAAATTTGCCCTGCCCTGGCTGCTTGAAACCAAAGGTTCGGTTGTCGGGATTATTTCCGTGGCCGGATATATCGGCCTGCCGGGAAGAACGGGATATTCCGCTTCCAAGTTTGCGATCCGCGGATTTCTTGACACCCTGAGATGTGAAAATTTAAAAACCGGCCTGCATGTTCTGGTTGCTGCACCGGGTTTTACAGCCACCAATATAAGGCAATCGGCCCTGCTTGGGAATGGTCATCCCCAGGGTACCACACCCCGTGATGAAGGGAAAATGATGTCGGCCGGCAAAGCCGCGAAAAAGATTGTAAAAGCTACCATCAGAAGAAAGAATGAGCTCGTGCTTACACTTGTTGAGGGGAAACTGGCCGTACTGCTTAACCGCTTTTTCCCTGGTCTCGTAAGTCACCTTACCTATACTCACATGGCCAAGGAACCGGCCGCTCCTGTTAAATAA
- the xerD gene encoding site-specific tyrosine recombinase XerD produces the protein MEWDIYIKGFRAYLQVERSMPANTVSAYLRDVEKLAGFLNSGERAVQPSSVRPLHLQEFINTIAGIGVAASSQARIISGIRSFFKYLLLENEIRNDPTELLEMPRIGRKLPEVLTTDEVERLLGTIDLSTPTGERNKAIVEVLYGCGLRVSELVNLKIADLHYEENYITVTGKGDKQRIVPLGNAALSQLRRYIREVRIHQDIKKGQEQYIFLNKSGSRLTRAMIFHIIKTLAGIAGIKKSISPHTFRHSFATHLVENGADLRAVQEMLGHASITTTEIYTHIDREYLRQNILKYHPRKDIN, from the coding sequence ATGGAGTGGGACATTTATATCAAAGGATTCAGGGCATATCTTCAGGTTGAACGTTCGATGCCTGCAAATACGGTCAGTGCCTACCTGAGGGATGTGGAGAAGCTGGCAGGTTTTCTTAACAGCGGGGAAAGGGCGGTTCAACCTTCTTCCGTGCGCCCCCTGCATCTTCAGGAATTCATCAATACCATTGCCGGAATTGGTGTTGCCGCAAGCAGTCAGGCCCGCATTATTTCTGGCATAAGGTCTTTTTTCAAATACCTGTTGCTTGAAAATGAAATCAGGAACGATCCGACTGAATTGCTTGAGATGCCGCGCATCGGCAGGAAATTACCTGAAGTGCTCACAACGGATGAGGTTGAAAGGTTGCTGGGCACTATCGACCTCAGCACCCCAACTGGAGAGCGGAACAAAGCCATAGTCGAGGTTTTGTATGGCTGCGGCTTAAGGGTTTCAGAACTCGTAAACCTGAAGATAGCTGATCTTCATTATGAAGAAAACTACATTACTGTAACCGGCAAGGGTGACAAACAGAGAATTGTTCCGCTGGGAAATGCCGCATTATCGCAGCTCAGACGGTATATCCGGGAAGTAAGAATTCACCAGGATATAAAAAAAGGCCAGGAGCAGTATATTTTTCTGAACAAATCAGGTTCCCGGCTCACCAGGGCCATGATTTTCCATATCATTAAAACACTGGCCGGAATTGCGGGGATCAAAAAAAGTATAAGTCCGCACACCTTCCGTCATTCATTTGCTACACACCTGGTAGAGAACGGAGCCGACCTCCGCGCCGTTCAGGAAATGCTGGGCCATGCCTCCATCACCACAACGGAGATTTACACGCACATCGACAGGGAATACCTCAGGCAGAATATCCTGAAGTATCACCCCAGAAAAGACATTAATTGA
- the rpmG gene encoding 50S ribosomal protein L33: MAKKSKEARIQVILECTEHKASGMPGTSRYITTKNKKNTPERLEIKKYNPILKKMTVHKEIK; encoded by the coding sequence ATGGCTAAGAAGAGTAAAGAAGCAAGGATTCAGGTAATTCTGGAATGTACTGAGCACAAAGCCAGTGGCATGCCGGGTACTTCACGGTACATTACCACCAAGAATAAAAAGAACACACCCGAGAGGCTTGAGATTAAGAAATATAATCCCATCCTCAAGAAAATGACTGTTCATAAGGAAATTAAATAA
- a CDS encoding DUF4295 domain-containing protein, whose product MAKKVVATLRTSSGKDFAKVIRMVRSEKTGAYSFKENIVANDQVKDFLAKK is encoded by the coding sequence ATGGCAAAGAAAGTAGTTGCTACACTGAGGACTTCTTCAGGTAAGGATTTTGCAAAAGTGATCCGTATGGTCAGGTCAGAAAAAACCGGAGCATACTCCTTTAAGGAAAACATTGTTGCCAACGATCAGGTGAAAGATTTTCTGGCAAAGAAATAA
- the ftsY gene encoding signal recognition particle-docking protein FtsY translates to MGIFSFFSKEKKQDLDRGLEKTKATFFGRLSKAILGKSTVDDEVLDNLEEILVTSDVGVETTLRIIDRIQKRVSSDKYLGTSELNRILREEISALLDETSTGKLIVGFDFPKRETPYVIMVVGVNGVGKTTTIGKLAYQFREAGKSVVLGAADTFRAAAVSQLEIWAERVGVPCITQGMGADPASVAYDTLKSAISRQADVVIIDTAGRLHNKVNLMNELSKIRKVMQKLLPEAPHEVLLVLDASTGQNAIEQARQFTAATEVNALALTKLDGTAKGGVVIGISDQFKIPVKYIGIGEKMTDLQPFIKEEFVDSLFS, encoded by the coding sequence ATGGGGATATTTTCATTCTTCTCAAAAGAGAAAAAACAGGATCTGGATCGCGGTCTTGAGAAAACAAAGGCCACATTCTTTGGCAGGTTATCAAAAGCCATTCTCGGGAAATCCACCGTAGATGATGAGGTGCTCGACAACCTTGAAGAAATCCTGGTTACATCTGATGTTGGGGTAGAAACAACCCTCAGAATCATTGACCGCATCCAGAAAAGGGTTTCAAGTGATAAATACCTTGGCACTTCAGAACTGAACAGGATTCTCCGTGAAGAAATTTCTGCCCTGCTTGATGAAACATCCACCGGAAAGCTGATTGTTGGTTTTGATTTTCCAAAACGGGAAACTCCTTATGTGATCATGGTTGTCGGGGTAAACGGCGTTGGCAAGACCACTACCATCGGAAAACTGGCATATCAGTTCAGGGAAGCGGGAAAATCTGTGGTACTCGGGGCTGCTGATACGTTCAGGGCTGCCGCGGTTTCGCAGCTTGAAATATGGGCCGAAAGGGTAGGAGTGCCCTGTATTACGCAGGGCATGGGCGCTGACCCGGCTTCCGTGGCTTACGACACCCTCAAATCAGCCATTTCGAGGCAGGCAGATGTGGTAATCATCGACACCGCCGGCAGGCTTCACAACAAAGTGAACCTGATGAATGAATTGTCGAAGATCAGAAAGGTGATGCAGAAACTGCTGCCTGAAGCTCCTCATGAAGTATTGCTCGTTCTGGATGCCTCTACCGGGCAGAATGCCATAGAGCAGGCCCGGCAGTTTACCGCCGCTACCGAAGTAAATGCACTTGCCCTTACCAAACTCGACGGTACTGCTAAAGGAGGGGTAGTCATCGGCATTTCGGATCAGTTCAAAATTCCGGTGAAATACATTGGCATCGGAGAAAAAATGACCGATCTCCAGCCATTTATTAAGGAGGAATTTGTTGATTCCCTCTTCAGCTGA
- the rimO gene encoding 30S ribosomal protein S12 methylthiotransferase RimO: MKSSFPGIKTANIITLGCSKNLVDSEVMMRQLKAAGIETLHDSNSPADVVIINTCGFINDAKEESVDTILQWAGERKRDKIRKLYVMGCLSQRYKEDLVREMPEVDGFFGVNDLNAILSALNAPLRNELLDERVITTPAHYAYLKISEGCDRKCSFCAIPQIRGKNISKPVDQLVSEARFLAGSGVKELILIAQDLTYYGIDLNGKRQLAGLLEVLSGVDGIDWIRLHYAFPAGFPLRVLDIMRDNPKICRYLDIPLQHISNRILKSMKRGLDGQGTRNLIRTIRQRVPGIAIRSSFIVGYPGETNEEFNELKRFISENEFERLGVFTYSHEENTPAFRLKDDVRPAVKARRAEQIMLLQQDISAKRNAALIGNEIKVIVDRKENGYWSGRSEFDSPEVDNEVVIDDPDGKLYPGLIASVKITGADLYDLKAIAI, translated from the coding sequence TTGAAATCCTCTTTTCCCGGTATAAAAACAGCCAATATCATCACGCTGGGATGTTCCAAAAATCTGGTTGACTCCGAAGTGATGATGCGCCAGCTAAAGGCTGCAGGAATTGAAACACTGCATGACAGCAACAGCCCAGCCGATGTTGTTATCATCAATACCTGCGGTTTTATCAATGATGCAAAAGAGGAATCTGTCGATACCATACTTCAATGGGCCGGAGAGCGGAAACGGGATAAAATCAGGAAACTTTATGTGATGGGTTGCCTTTCGCAACGGTATAAGGAAGATCTTGTCAGAGAGATGCCGGAGGTGGATGGTTTCTTTGGGGTGAATGATCTCAATGCCATTCTGTCGGCTCTTAATGCGCCCCTGAGGAATGAACTGCTCGACGAAAGGGTTATCACCACGCCTGCGCATTATGCCTATCTGAAAATCTCCGAAGGTTGTGACCGGAAGTGCTCCTTTTGCGCCATTCCTCAGATACGTGGTAAAAACATTTCAAAGCCTGTTGATCAACTTGTTTCCGAAGCCCGTTTCCTTGCCGGATCCGGAGTAAAAGAGCTGATCCTGATTGCTCAGGACCTTACCTATTATGGGATAGATCTTAACGGGAAAAGACAACTGGCCGGTTTGCTCGAGGTACTATCCGGAGTGGACGGCATTGATTGGATTAGGCTTCACTATGCTTTTCCCGCCGGTTTTCCGCTCAGGGTACTTGATATCATGCGTGATAACCCTAAAATATGCCGTTACCTCGATATACCCCTGCAGCATATCAGCAACCGGATTCTCAAATCCATGAAAAGAGGCCTGGATGGCCAGGGGACCAGAAACCTGATCCGGACCATCAGGCAAAGGGTTCCGGGAATTGCCATCCGCAGCAGTTTTATTGTCGGATATCCGGGCGAAACAAACGAAGAATTCAACGAACTCAAAAGATTTATCAGCGAAAACGAGTTTGAGCGTCTCGGCGTTTTCACCTATTCACACGAAGAAAACACTCCCGCTTTCCGGTTAAAAGACGATGTTCGCCCCGCTGTGAAAGCCAGGCGGGCTGAGCAGATCATGCTGCTGCAGCAGGATATTTCCGCAAAGCGGAATGCAGCACTCATCGGCAATGAGATTAAGGTTATCGTTGACAGGAAAGAAAATGGATACTGGTCAGGCAGATCGGAATTTGATTCTCCCGAAGTGGATAATGAAGTTGTGATTGATGACCCTGACGGCAAACTATACCCAGGATTGATTGCCAGCGTTAAAATCACGGGCGCAGATCTTTATGATCTGAAGGCAATCGCCATCTGA
- a CDS encoding toxin-antitoxin system YwqK family antitoxin yields MKSFGHALRIFIFIFSGLLPLALSAQNITDMKGFKQGLWIETEGAYTSKGRYTDNQKDGTWIIYFSDTKMLYKVESYKRGLKDGIFLELSKRSTLVSEQYFVNGLADGTYRTFSTSGLPLSENNYRLGKLDGIQISYYENSMDKKSEEAMYKDGIKDGPSKWYDLQGNLIAEYTYIKGNLEGEQKTFYPGGLIRSVDAFVNNRNHGSSVEYFENGNVKLTGQYLEGEKDGKWIEYDENGKVLSSVSYSKGKVK; encoded by the coding sequence ATGAAATCATTCGGACATGCCCTCAGGATTTTCATTTTTATCTTTTCCGGATTGCTGCCGTTGGCGCTTTCCGCTCAGAATATCACTGATATGAAAGGCTTTAAACAGGGCCTTTGGATTGAAACCGAAGGCGCTTATACATCAAAGGGCCGCTATACTGATAACCAGAAGGATGGAACCTGGATCATCTATTTTTCGGATACGAAGATGCTTTATAAGGTTGAGAGCTATAAACGCGGGTTGAAGGACGGAATTTTTCTTGAACTGTCGAAACGCTCAACACTGGTATCTGAGCAGTATTTCGTCAATGGCCTTGCCGATGGCACTTACCGGACATTCAGTACATCTGGGCTCCCCTTGTCAGAAAATAACTATCGCCTTGGCAAGCTGGATGGTATACAGATTTCTTACTATGAGAATTCAATGGATAAGAAATCTGAGGAAGCTATGTATAAAGACGGAATAAAGGACGGCCCGTCAAAATGGTATGACTTGCAGGGTAACCTGATCGCAGAATATACTTATATAAAAGGCAATCTGGAAGGAGAACAAAAAACTTTCTATCCGGGTGGATTAATCAGAAGTGTTGATGCTTTTGTAAATAACAGAAATCATGGTTCCTCTGTTGAGTACTTCGAAAATGGAAATGTGAAACTTACCGGTCAGTATCTGGAAGGTGAAAAAGACGGCAAATGGATTGAGTATGATGAAAATGGAAAAGTATTGAGCAGCGTTTCCTATTCAAAAGGGAAAGTTAAATAA
- a CDS encoding PaaI family thioesterase: protein MKKILNPFVKLEGYNCFGCSPDNPAGLQLKFTEEGEYIVARWMPKPQFQGWKNVLHGGIQATLLDEIASWLVFVKLKTSGVTSRMEVKLSKPVYTDKGELTLKARLSEMNRNIAVINTSLFDYDGELCTTAVMHYYTFPLQVAQEKLWYPGGEAFYENEADSGG from the coding sequence ATGAAGAAAATACTGAACCCTTTTGTCAAATTGGAGGGATATAATTGTTTTGGTTGCTCCCCTGATAATCCTGCCGGATTGCAACTGAAGTTTACCGAAGAGGGGGAGTATATTGTGGCACGCTGGATGCCGAAACCGCAATTTCAGGGTTGGAAAAATGTACTTCACGGCGGCATTCAGGCAACACTGCTGGATGAAATCGCCAGCTGGCTTGTTTTTGTCAAATTAAAGACTTCAGGTGTTACTTCACGGATGGAAGTTAAACTGAGCAAACCCGTATATACCGATAAGGGTGAACTGACCCTGAAAGCGCGGTTATCGGAAATGAACCGGAATATTGCAGTGATTAATACCAGCTTGTTTGATTATGACGGTGAGCTTTGCACCACGGCAGTGATGCATTATTATACTTTTCCCTTGCAGGTTGCACAGGAAAAATTGTGGTACCCGGGAGGGGAAGCATTCTATGAAAATGAAGCGGATTCGGGTGGGTAA